In Dietzia sp. ANT_WB102, the sequence GTCGCCCAGAACGGGCTCTGCCAACGATCGGCGACGTATGCCCAGTCGATGCGGTGGACACCGTCGCCGATCATCAGGCCGACCGTGAGGTGACCGATAGTGAGGATGACCAGCGCGACGCCTGAATAGCGCATGAAGATCCATGCGGTGCGCTCGAAGTTGCCGCGCGAGCGCGTGCGGGGCGAGCGCGGCTGCGCCAGGGAGGCCGGCCGGTCGTAGGAGGTCTGGAGAACAGGTGCGTCTGCCATGGTGATCGTTCTCCTTAGAGGTGCTCGAAGAGGATGAAGAGAAGGCGCGCGGTCGCGGCGGCGAACACCACGACCCAGATCGCGAGGACCGTCCACAGCATCTGGCGCTGGTACTTCGGGCCCTTCGACCAGAAGTCGATAAGGACGATCCGGAGACCGTTGAGCCCGTGGAAGAGCACGAGCGCGACGAGTCCGATCTCCATGAGGCCGACGATCGGGGTCTTGTACGAGTCGATGACCGCGTTGTAACTCTCCGGGCTCACCGTGACCAGTGCGGTGTCAAGCACGTGGACGAAGAGGAAGAAGAAGATCGCGACGCCGGAGATACGGTGGGCGACCCACGCCCACATCCCCGGGTCACCCTTGTAGATGTTGAGCTTCTTTGTGGGGGCCGGACGCGCCGGCGCCTGCGCAATACTCATGGGCTTGTCGTGCCTCCGAATCGTCTGGGCCTGATGCCATCGGCGCGCGTTCCTTGCCCGAGAGCACAGCGGGCGCCTACTAGGACTTTAGACCTGAGATCTGACTGACGAAAACCAGGGTGGGTACCGTAGTTTAGACGGGTTCTGCCTGTTAGGGGACCCTAAACGAAGTTACCGAAGGGTAAATCGACGTGACGCAGGATGAAACCGCAGCGCAACACAGCGCAAATGTCGACAGTCTCACCGCGGCCGCCCGCAGTGCCGCCCTCGGCGCTTACCGTCCGTACTCCGGCCTGGGGGTGGGGGCGGCCGGCCTGGCCGTCGGCCCGGACGCGGATCAACCTGCCGGTGACTCCGACGGGCGGGTGCGGATCGTCGTCGGGTGCAACGTCGAGAACGCGTCCTACGGCCTCACGCTGTGCGCGGAGTGCTCACTCGTGTCCGACCTCCACCGCACCGGCGGTGGGCGACTGCTCGAGATCGTCGTCGTCTCCCACGCCGGCGAGCCCCTCGCGCCGTGCGGGCGGTGTCGGCAACTTCTCCACGAACACGGCGGCCCGTCACTGGTGGTCCACACCGCGCGCGGCGCGGTTCCCCTCGGTGACCTCCTGCCGGACGCCTTCGGGCCAGGAGATCTGGCGTGAGCGCGGGCCACGACGCCGTGCGGATCATCGAGGCAAAGAGGGACGGGCGGGAACTCGACGACGACGAGATCGACTGGATAGTCGACGGGTTCACCCGCGGGGTGGTCGCACCAGAGCAGATGTCCGCGCTCGCGATGGCGATCTACTTCCGCGGGATGACGGATCCGGAGATCACCCGGTGGACTTCGGCGATGGTGGGCTCCGGCACCAGGATGGACCTGTCCGGGCTGACCCGCGGCGGCGCGGTGGTGCCCACTGTTGACAAGCACTCCACCGGCGGGGTGGGCGACGCGATCACTCTCGTACTGACCCCGCTCCTGGCGACCTGGGACGTCGCGGTGCCGCAATTGTCCGGCCGGGGGCTCGGCCACACCGGTGGAACCCTCGACAAGCTCGAGTCGATCCCCGGCTGGCGCGCGGATCTCGACGCCAGCGAGATGAGAACCGTGCTGGCGCGCACCGGGGCGGTGATCTGCTCCGCGGGGCCCGACCTCGCCCCCGCCGACCGCGCGCTCTACGCGCTGCGGGATGTCACCGGCACCGTGCCGTCCATCCCGATGATCGCCGCGTCCATCATGAGCAAGAAGATCGCCGAGGGCACCGGGGCACTGGTATTGGACGTCAAGTACGGCTCCGGTGCATTCCGGCCGGACCCCGCGGACGCTCGAGAACTCGCACGCGTGATGGTGGCGATCGGTGCGGCCTCCGGGGTGCGGACCAGCGCCCTGGTGACCGCCAACCACACCCCGTTGGGTCGAGCCGTGGGCAACGCGCTCGAGGTGGCCGAGTGTCTGGAGATCCTCGCAGGTGGGGGGCCTCCCGACATGGTCGACCTGACCTGCGCATTGGCGGCGGAGGCGCTGTCAGCGGTGGGGATCGACGACGCCGATCCGAGGGACCGGCTGGCCGACGGGCGGGCGATGGACTCCTTCCGGGCGATGATCTCCGCCCAGGGGGGAGACCCAGAGGCGCCGCTTCCGCGGGCCGCCCACGTCGAGCAGTTGCGGGCCGCGGTCTCGGGCCCGATTCAGTGGAACGCGCTCAGGGTCGGCCGTGCGTCGTGGTTGTCCGGCGCGGGTCGGACCCGCCCAGGAGAGGATGTTGATCCGGGCGCCGGCGTGGTGTTGCGCCGTGTCGAGGGCGACCACGTTCGCGCCGGCGATGTGGTCGCCACGGTCCACGCCAATGCCGAGGAACGTCTGCCCGGTGCGCTCGCCGAACTCGCGGCCGCGTTCGGGGCCGGCTCGGATCGCGGCCCCGCCGGCGCGGTGGCCGAACGACTCCGCAGCTGGTGACCCGACTGGCTCGGCGCCCGGCCACGTTATCCGGCTGCAGTGCCCTGTCGCGGCCCCCCCCAGGCGCGGCGTGCAGACTTTCCGGCGCTCGGCGGACGATCAGGCGATGTCGGGCGTGGTGACGAGCTTCTCGACGTCGTCGACCAGGTCCCGCCACTCGGATGCCTCGTCGTCGTACGGGGCGGTTGGCTCGAGCAGTTTGGCATCATCGGGGTTGAGCACGTAGTGCAGGAATCGGCGTAGCGCCGACCCGCGGCCCGTCACTGCCGCCTCGAGATCGGCGTCACCGACGTAGTTCGCCAGGTCTGTGACGAACTCGACCGCCAATGCGACCTGCTCGGAGTCGACCA encodes:
- the sdhC gene encoding succinate dehydrogenase, cytochrome b556 subunit, yielding MSIAQAPARPAPTKKLNIYKGDPGMWAWVAHRISGVAIFFFLFVHVLDTALVTVSPESYNAVIDSYKTPIVGLMEIGLVALVLFHGLNGLRIVLIDFWSKGPKYQRQMLWTVLAIWVVVFAAATARLLFILFEHL
- a CDS encoding succinate dehydrogenase hydrophobic membrane anchor subunit, which translates into the protein MADAPVLQTSYDRPASLAQPRSPRTRSRGNFERTAWIFMRYSGVALVILTIGHLTVGLMIGDGVHRIDWAYVADRWQSPFWATWDLLMLWLAMLHGANGVRTVIADYSRKDSTRFWLHSILFVATFLVLVLGTYAIFGLAYDI
- a CDS encoding thymidine phosphorylase yields the protein MSAGHDAVRIIEAKRDGRELDDDEIDWIVDGFTRGVVAPEQMSALAMAIYFRGMTDPEITRWTSAMVGSGTRMDLSGLTRGGAVVPTVDKHSTGGVGDAITLVLTPLLATWDVAVPQLSGRGLGHTGGTLDKLESIPGWRADLDASEMRTVLARTGAVICSAGPDLAPADRALYALRDVTGTVPSIPMIAASIMSKKIAEGTGALVLDVKYGSGAFRPDPADARELARVMVAIGAASGVRTSALVTANHTPLGRAVGNALEVAECLEILAGGGPPDMVDLTCALAAEALSAVGIDDADPRDRLADGRAMDSFRAMISAQGGDPEAPLPRAAHVEQLRAAVSGPIQWNALRVGRASWLSGAGRTRPGEDVDPGAGVVLRRVEGDHVRAGDVVATVHANAEERLPGALAELAAAFGAGSDRGPAGAVAERLRSW
- a CDS encoding cytidine deaminase, with translation MTQDETAAQHSANVDSLTAAARSAALGAYRPYSGLGVGAAGLAVGPDADQPAGDSDGRVRIVVGCNVENASYGLTLCAECSLVSDLHRTGGGRLLEIVVVSHAGEPLAPCGRCRQLLHEHGGPSLVVHTARGAVPLGDLLPDAFGPGDLA